One genomic region from Enoplosus armatus isolate fEnoArm2 chromosome 17, fEnoArm2.hap1, whole genome shotgun sequence encodes:
- the LOC139299918 gene encoding T-cell antigen CD7-like produces the protein MSAVWLKFITILCLSCEALSDPGSSGVVWRDFGGTVTIQCRSPEPNQEFLSLKMGLSEENTVLYKDRNSDKTTIATEFTGRLQLNGEFPNVDILIKNLTSNDTGPYWCEYKRFDQKFSKVVIKKGEGSVLLVVKDTAQQCEPSNKNLILVPVAISAAVLVIIFIIFLILIIHKTKALRTTVKPRRVITNDVYEDMRGTLRR, from the exons ATGTCTGCTGTCTGGCTGAAGTTCATAACCATCCTTTGTCTCTCCTGTGAAGCCCTGAGTGACCCAG GGAGCAGTGGAGTGGTATGGAGAGATTTTGGAGGCACTGTCACTATCCAGTGCAGATCACCTGAACCAAACCAAGAGTTCCTGAGTTTGAAGATGGGTCTCAGTGAGGAGAACACTGTTTTGTACAAAGATAGAAACTCCGACAAAACTACCATCGCCACAGAATTCACAGGCAGACTTCAGTTAAACGGAGAATTCCCCAACGTGGACATTCTCATCAAAAACTTGACCTCTAACGACACGGGGCCGTACTGGTGCGAGTACAAAAGGTTTGACCAGAAGTTCAGTAAAGTCGTGATCAAGAAAGGCGAAGGGTCTGTGCTCCTGGTGGTGAAAG ATACAGCGCAGCAGTGTGAGCCATCAAATAAGAATCTGATCCTGGTGCCTGTTGCgatctctgctgctgtcctggtcatcatcttcatcatcttcctcataCTGATCATCCACAAG ACCAAGGCTCTGCGCACCACAGTGAAACCAAGACGCGTCATCACCAATGATGTTTATGAGGACATGCGTGGAACTCTCAGACGCTGA